In one window of Methanoculleus thermophilus DNA:
- a CDS encoding HEAT repeat domain-containing protein, translated as MTADTRIDELIADLRRGPLERRRAATAELGMMGEAAVEPLIAAMKEGDNDLRWYAARALSQIGKPAIGPIFAALRAEKDRDFLRYATAALVTIGEAAVDPLIDIVRNADPDLQPFAAVALCRIGEPAVEPLLQLMKSPDPETQERAALLLWKMGEPGAGPLTEALEKSRGTGRSAKHK; from the coding sequence ATGACTGCTGATACCCGGATTGATGAACTGATCGCCGACCTCCGGCGGGGCCCTCTCGAAAGACGCCGGGCGGCGACCGCCGAGCTTGGGATGATGGGAGAAGCGGCGGTCGAGCCGCTCATCGCCGCAATGAAGGAGGGGGACAATGATCTCCGGTGGTACGCCGCTCGCGCGCTCTCACAGATCGGCAAACCTGCAATCGGCCCCATTTTCGCAGCCCTGCGCGCTGAGAAAGACCGGGACTTCCTGCGCTACGCCACAGCAGCTCTGGTGACGATCGGGGAGGCCGCGGTAGATCCCCTCATCGATATCGTCAGGAACGCCGATCCGGATCTCCAGCCGTTCGCCGCAGTTGCCCTCTGCCGGATTGGTGAGCCGGCAGTTGAGCCGCTCCTCCAGTTGATGAAGAGCCCTGACCCGGAGACGCAGGAGCGAGCAGCCCTTCTTCTCTGGAAGATGGGAGAGCCCGGCGCCGGGCCCCTCACCGAAGCTCTGGAGAAGAGCAGAGGTACGGGGCGATCCGCGAAGCATAAATGA
- a CDS encoding HEAT repeat domain-containing protein encodes MRLTETAWGRLAIIVLATGIIVILETATHLLSGNGLEYADLFYLVLIPAAFWYRRQAVYLGILIASLHIALDYIIGDAGASTLVRAGLLVVVSYVLGYLFDLAAQRRADGLHFRIGEPGTPACNRNIQRQIARLRSRDPDTRYQAAGCLGDAGDPAAVGPLAALLTDPESGVRWKAAEALGKLGPPAVGPLTESLKSESVDVRWMAAVALGDIGDPAAVPALMEALDDEDSYVRSRAALALSAIGEPARDLLITALRSKNGRVRQGAALALGKIGGEEAVAVLIGSLLDPDEGVRERAASALGDIGETAVPALLAALRTDDELLRKGGIAALGRIGEGTTAPLIAALRDDDWRIRAGAATALGEIGDARSVDGLIMALQDERTEVREAAREALGSIRKS; translated from the coding sequence ATGAGGCTCACAGAAACGGCATGGGGCAGACTTGCGATCATTGTCCTTGCCACCGGGATCATCGTCATCCTTGAGACAGCGACACACCTGCTCTCCGGGAACGGTCTTGAGTACGCCGATCTCTTCTACCTCGTGCTCATCCCTGCCGCGTTCTGGTATCGGAGGCAAGCAGTATACCTGGGGATCCTGATTGCATCCCTCCATATCGCCCTCGATTACATCATCGGGGACGCAGGGGCAAGTACTCTCGTGCGTGCGGGGCTCCTCGTCGTCGTCTCGTACGTCCTTGGCTACCTCTTCGATCTCGCCGCGCAACGGCGTGCCGACGGCCTGCACTTCCGCATCGGCGAGCCGGGCACACCCGCGTGCAACCGCAACATACAACGACAAATCGCCCGACTCAGAAGCAGAGACCCGGATACTCGCTATCAGGCTGCCGGATGCCTCGGCGATGCCGGAGATCCGGCAGCGGTCGGACCGCTTGCCGCCCTCCTCACGGATCCCGAGAGCGGCGTCCGCTGGAAGGCGGCAGAGGCGCTCGGAAAACTGGGTCCTCCCGCCGTTGGGCCGCTCACGGAGAGCCTGAAAAGCGAGAGCGTCGATGTTCGGTGGATGGCTGCAGTCGCTCTCGGGGATATCGGTGATCCTGCGGCGGTCCCGGCGCTGATGGAGGCGCTCGACGACGAGGACTCCTATGTCCGGAGCCGCGCGGCCCTCGCGCTCTCTGCGATCGGCGAGCCTGCACGGGATCTGCTTATCACGGCTCTTCGCTCCAAAAACGGGCGCGTCCGGCAGGGGGCGGCGTTGGCGCTTGGAAAGATCGGGGGTGAAGAGGCCGTTGCCGTCCTCATCGGGTCGCTTCTTGACCCCGATGAGGGGGTTCGGGAGCGGGCCGCGAGTGCACTTGGGGATATCGGGGAGACCGCCGTCCCCGCGCTTCTTGCCGCGCTCCGGACGGACGACGAGTTGCTCCGCAAGGGGGGGATCGCCGCGCTCGGCCGGATTGGGGAGGGGACCACGGCCCCGCTTATTGCGGCGCTCCGGGATGATGACTGGCGCATCCGTGCGGGAGCAGCAACGGCCCTCGGGGAGATAGGTGACGCCAGATCTGTTGATGGCCTGATCATGGCACTGCAGGATGAGCGAACGGAAGTGCGCGAGGCGGCCCGGGAGGCGCTTGGCAGCATCAGGAAGAGTTAA
- a CDS encoding DNA-directed DNA polymerase II large subunit — translation MEVSPAIAQYLANLEAGLESAMQIAAAARARGLDPRTEIEIPIASDLADRVEALLGYKGIAARIRELEQEMSREEVALRIGDDFVARKFGETTPEEILDHAIRAAMALLTEGVVAAPTEGIAKVGLGKNDDGTEYLKIYYAGPIRSAGGTAQALSVLVGDYVRQALGINRYIPRPEEVERYIEEIRQYNSIMSLQYLPSEKELRMIIENCPVCIDGEPTEQQEVSGYRNLERVETNTVRGGMALVVAEGLALKAPKILKNVRKMKMQGWDWLEDLISGGASAKSGDDDASAAIKPKDKYIRDLIGGRPVFSYPMRKGGFRLRLGRARNTGFAAAGLNPATMHILGDFLAVGTQMKVERPGKAAGIVPVDSIQGPTVKLRSGEVRRVDDEEEAKRIADQVEEILDVGEILISFGEFMENNHPLMPPSYCEEWWRLEGGPRHPENELEAIEFALDGIPLHPDYTYMWDDIAPADIALLADRISAEGRIEDGVLLVPNSVEVKAILEELLVPHHLSGDCIAIKEYLVLLACLGLTLQLEKRPTWQDAPMENSMDLVMHLSGFTLRSRAGTRVGGRMGRPGKSKPREMKPPPHSLFPIGDDGGARRSFQAACTSKPRSNTDGGVIEVEVGERRCPACGAHTYKNLCTCGTHTVPILRCPKCGQDIGKDLCPRCGVSTVCLQKIKINVKDEYMAALANLGVRDTAVPLLKGVKGLISRERPVEPIEKGILRALQNLYVFKDGTVRYDMIDLPLTHFRPDEVGVPVERLRELGYTHDTYGRELVSADQVLELRPQDILVSQDCGEWLVRVAKFVDELLVKVYGLEPFYRAERPLDLVGQLLIGLAPHTSAGVLARLIGFSKAPVGYGHPFFHAAKRRNCFAGDTEITVSDGRRWMTVPIRQFVVENFDVSKPGIDHVGTFYSDPRQPFYVQSIDTQGKVSLKKVTSVSVHRAPAHLIRFVTRRGKILTVTPEHAMLVWDTDYLRKIRALEVRIGDRVPAEEGGLVIADEVVSREIVQALDDRVYCLTVADNHTLIANGIFCGQCDGDEDCVMLLLDGLINFSRSYLPETRGGSMDAPLVLTTRIDPAEVDKECLNVDVCDHYPLEVYNGCLAYTHPKDLDEYVDRVERRLGTPAQCEGFLFTHQTSDISAGPLESTYTKLGSMLEKLEAELDLAKRIRAVDEDDVAERVLNTHFIRDLQGNLNAFSKQKVRCMKCNAKYRRMPLAGKCTRCGGNIIPTVHEGSVKKYLEMSREICATYAISEYTKQRVEVLFMQIESTFGEPPERQLGLADFM, via the coding sequence ATGGAGGTCTCACCTGCTATCGCTCAATACCTCGCCAACCTCGAGGCGGGGCTTGAGTCTGCGATGCAGATCGCCGCTGCCGCGCGGGCTCGCGGACTCGACCCGAGAACGGAGATCGAGATCCCGATAGCAAGCGACCTCGCCGACCGCGTGGAGGCGCTCCTCGGCTACAAAGGAATTGCAGCGAGGATACGGGAACTCGAGCAGGAGATGTCCCGGGAAGAGGTGGCGCTCCGCATCGGCGACGATTTTGTGGCACGGAAGTTCGGCGAGACGACGCCTGAGGAGATCCTCGATCACGCTATCCGGGCGGCGATGGCACTCCTGACCGAGGGTGTGGTGGCCGCGCCGACGGAGGGGATCGCGAAGGTCGGTCTCGGGAAGAACGACGACGGGACGGAGTATCTGAAGATCTACTACGCAGGCCCTATCCGGAGCGCCGGAGGGACGGCGCAGGCGCTCTCCGTGCTGGTGGGCGACTACGTCCGCCAGGCCCTCGGGATCAACCGTTACATCCCCCGCCCTGAGGAGGTGGAGCGCTACATCGAGGAGATCCGGCAGTATAACAGCATCATGAGCCTGCAGTATCTCCCGAGCGAAAAGGAACTCCGGATGATCATCGAGAACTGCCCGGTCTGTATCGACGGCGAACCGACCGAGCAGCAGGAGGTGAGCGGCTACCGGAACCTGGAGCGGGTGGAGACGAACACCGTCCGGGGCGGGATGGCGCTCGTCGTCGCGGAAGGGCTGGCCCTGAAGGCCCCGAAGATCTTAAAGAACGTCCGGAAGATGAAGATGCAGGGCTGGGACTGGCTCGAGGACCTGATCAGCGGCGGCGCATCGGCAAAGAGCGGGGACGATGATGCGAGCGCCGCGATCAAGCCGAAAGACAAGTACATCCGCGACCTGATCGGCGGCCGCCCGGTCTTTTCGTATCCGATGCGCAAGGGCGGGTTCCGGCTGCGCCTCGGCCGGGCGCGAAACACCGGGTTTGCGGCCGCGGGCCTGAACCCTGCGACGATGCACATCCTCGGGGACTTCCTCGCGGTCGGGACCCAGATGAAGGTCGAACGCCCGGGAAAGGCTGCCGGGATCGTACCGGTGGACTCGATCCAGGGTCCGACGGTCAAACTCCGGAGCGGTGAGGTCCGCCGGGTGGACGACGAGGAGGAGGCGAAGCGGATCGCTGATCAGGTCGAGGAGATCCTGGACGTCGGCGAGATCCTGATCAGTTTCGGGGAGTTCATGGAGAACAACCACCCGCTGATGCCTCCCAGTTACTGCGAGGAGTGGTGGCGGCTTGAAGGCGGCCCCCGCCACCCCGAAAACGAACTCGAGGCGATAGAGTTCGCGCTCGACGGGATTCCGCTCCACCCCGACTATACCTACATGTGGGACGATATCGCCCCGGCCGATATCGCCCTCCTTGCCGACCGGATCAGCGCCGAAGGGAGGATCGAGGACGGGGTGCTGCTGGTCCCTAACAGCGTGGAGGTCAAAGCGATCCTCGAGGAACTCCTGGTCCCCCACCACCTCTCTGGCGACTGCATCGCAATCAAGGAGTACCTTGTCCTCCTTGCGTGTCTGGGGCTCACGCTCCAACTTGAAAAGCGGCCGACGTGGCAGGACGCCCCGATGGAGAACTCCATGGACCTCGTGATGCACCTCTCGGGCTTTACCCTGCGATCGAGGGCGGGCACCCGGGTCGGCGGGCGGATGGGACGGCCGGGGAAGTCAAAGCCGCGGGAGATGAAACCGCCGCCGCACTCGCTCTTTCCGATCGGCGACGATGGTGGCGCACGCCGATCGTTCCAGGCCGCCTGCACCTCAAAACCACGGTCCAACACCGACGGCGGAGTGATTGAGGTTGAGGTCGGGGAGCGGCGCTGCCCCGCCTGCGGCGCACACACCTATAAGAACCTCTGTACGTGCGGGACGCACACGGTCCCGATCCTCCGGTGCCCGAAGTGCGGGCAGGATATCGGGAAAGACCTCTGCCCCCGGTGCGGTGTCTCGACGGTCTGCCTCCAGAAGATCAAGATCAACGTAAAAGACGAGTATATGGCAGCGCTCGCGAACCTTGGTGTCCGGGATACGGCAGTCCCGCTCCTCAAGGGGGTCAAAGGGCTGATCTCACGCGAGCGGCCGGTGGAGCCGATCGAGAAGGGAATTCTCCGGGCGTTGCAGAACCTTTATGTCTTCAAAGACGGGACAGTCCGCTACGATATGATTGACCTTCCCCTGACTCATTTCCGGCCGGACGAGGTCGGCGTCCCGGTCGAGCGGCTCCGGGAACTCGGCTACACCCACGACACCTACGGCCGGGAGCTCGTCAGCGCCGACCAGGTGCTGGAACTCCGTCCGCAGGATATCCTGGTCTCTCAGGACTGCGGCGAGTGGCTGGTCCGGGTGGCGAAGTTCGTCGACGAACTCCTCGTGAAGGTCTACGGACTTGAGCCGTTCTACCGTGCGGAGAGACCGCTCGATCTCGTCGGCCAGCTCCTGATAGGGCTTGCTCCCCACACAAGCGCCGGGGTTCTCGCCCGGCTGATCGGATTCTCGAAGGCCCCGGTCGGATACGGCCACCCGTTCTTCCACGCAGCGAAACGGCGCAACTGCTTTGCAGGCGACACGGAGATAACCGTCTCGGACGGACGGCGATGGATGACGGTCCCGATCCGGCAGTTCGTGGTGGAGAACTTCGATGTATCGAAGCCCGGGATCGATCACGTGGGAACATTCTATTCGGACCCCCGGCAGCCGTTCTACGTCCAGAGCATCGATACCCAGGGGAAGGTCAGCCTAAAGAAGGTGACGTCCGTCTCCGTCCACCGGGCTCCGGCGCACCTGATCCGGTTCGTGACGCGGCGGGGGAAGATCCTCACGGTGACGCCTGAACACGCAATGCTCGTCTGGGACACCGATTATCTCAGGAAGATCCGGGCGCTCGAGGTTCGGATAGGCGACCGGGTTCCGGCGGAGGAAGGGGGGCTTGTCATTGCGGACGAGGTCGTCTCCCGCGAGATCGTTCAGGCGCTCGACGACCGGGTCTACTGTCTAACGGTCGCGGATAACCACACTCTGATCGCAAACGGTATCTTCTGCGGGCAGTGCGACGGTGATGAGGACTGCGTGATGCTTCTCCTGGACGGGCTGATCAACTTCTCCCGCTCCTATCTCCCCGAGACCCGGGGCGGGTCGATGGATGCGCCGCTCGTCCTGACGACCCGGATCGACCCGGCGGAGGTCGATAAGGAGTGCCTCAACGTCGATGTCTGCGATCACTACCCCCTCGAGGTCTACAACGGCTGCCTTGCCTACACCCACCCAAAAGACCTTGACGAGTACGTCGACCGGGTGGAGCGGCGGCTCGGAACCCCGGCGCAGTGCGAGGGTTTCCTCTTCACCCACCAGACATCGGACATCTCGGCGGGGCCGCTTGAGTCCACGTACACGAAACTCGGGTCGATGCTTGAGAAACTCGAGGCGGAACTCGACCTCGCAAAGAGGATCCGGGCGGTGGACGAGGATGATGTCGCCGAACGGGTCTTAAATACCCATTTCATCCGCGATCTCCAGGGCAATCTCAACGCATTCTCAAAGCAGAAAGTGCGATGCATGAAGTGCAACGCGAAGTACCGGCGGATGCCGCTTGCCGGGAAGTGTACCCGCTGCGGGGGGAACATCATCCCGACGGTTCACGAGGGGTCGGTGAAGAAGTATCTGGAGATGTCGCGCGAGATCTGCGCAACCTACGCGATATCGGAGTATACGAAGCAGCGGGTTGAGGTGCTCTTCATGCAGATCGAGTCGACCTTCGGCGAGCCCCCGGAGCGGCAGCTCGGGCTCGCGGACTTTATGTGA
- a CDS encoding sensor histidine kinase, whose protein sequence is MAPHAVEQPIRVLWEGLSGNPRAVLIVGISVTSVITAALVESPATSLILWPLLFISAILAGYHYHEKGIIAATLLGLASLGVGSLRAYPETAAPIFAALLPFVGMIALASIASTLGYSTRERARRREGMVRGPGGAFLLRRKDGAIADANREFAEALGYTHDELKNMPISRIWPCTEDRKRFIAMAEPGEQVAVIETQFLDRNGVSRWFAISGLCLDRATVACRISEITRYKEMEAILNAERSRLFSVLDTLPAYVTLQGEDHMFQFVNRAFRETFGEPEGRPCYMVQQASLVPCDPCRGSLVFSRKIPQQWTWRHSDGRVYEVHAYPFTDTDGSNLMLQLGVEITGRVQTEKALEEFAKNLQAKNQELEMLRDELSTINRDLDAAVRERTADVERLLDQKNEFISQLGHDLKAPLVSLVALMPRILQLEQDPALRRLLGIIGGNVNYMKDLVEKTLKLARMNTSNIELELEALNLRTELNTILRNYTVPFGAKAITVDTSIPAEITVRADRVLLTEVFDNLIANAVRGMPNGTGTISITAARDRGVVIVAVSNTGAGLTRDQFERVFDEVFTADSSHRDLETPGLDLAICRRIVERHGGQVWAWNAGDGSGSAILFALEAAEDV, encoded by the coding sequence ATGGCACCTCATGCGGTTGAACAGCCCATCCGGGTCCTGTGGGAGGGGCTTTCCGGGAACCCCCGGGCGGTATTGATTGTAGGGATCTCGGTTACTTCGGTCATTACCGCCGCCCTCGTGGAGTCCCCCGCAACAAGCCTCATCCTCTGGCCCCTCCTCTTCATCTCCGCCATACTTGCCGGTTACCACTACCATGAGAAGGGAATCATCGCAGCCACCCTGCTCGGGCTCGCCTCGCTCGGTGTCGGGTCGCTCCGTGCATACCCCGAGACGGCTGCACCTATCTTCGCGGCGCTCCTCCCCTTCGTCGGCATGATTGCTCTCGCCTCGATCGCTTCAACCCTCGGGTACTCGACCCGCGAACGGGCCCGGCGGCGGGAAGGCATGGTGAGGGGGCCCGGAGGAGCGTTCCTTCTCAGGCGTAAAGACGGTGCAATTGCAGACGCGAACCGTGAGTTCGCAGAGGCACTGGGCTATACGCACGACGAACTCAAGAACATGCCGATATCGCGGATCTGGCCCTGCACCGAAGACCGCAAGCGGTTCATTGCCATGGCGGAACCTGGCGAGCAGGTCGCGGTCATCGAGACGCAGTTTCTTGACCGGAACGGCGTCTCCCGCTGGTTCGCCATATCGGGACTCTGCCTCGATCGCGCCACAGTCGCCTGCCGGATCTCAGAGATCACCCGATACAAAGAGATGGAAGCGATCCTGAACGCTGAACGCTCCCGCCTCTTCTCGGTCCTGGACACCCTTCCCGCCTATGTCACATTGCAGGGAGAGGACCACATGTTCCAGTTCGTCAACCGGGCGTTTCGAGAGACGTTCGGCGAGCCGGAGGGGCGGCCCTGCTACATGGTGCAGCAAGCCTCTCTTGTGCCATGCGATCCCTGCCGTGGTTCGCTGGTCTTTTCCCGTAAGATTCCACAACAGTGGACGTGGAGGCATTCGGACGGGAGGGTCTACGAGGTTCACGCCTACCCGTTCACCGATACGGACGGGTCGAACCTGATGCTGCAGCTCGGTGTCGAGATCACCGGGCGCGTGCAGACGGAGAAAGCGCTTGAAGAGTTTGCAAAGAACCTCCAGGCGAAGAACCAGGAACTGGAGATGTTGCGGGACGAGCTCTCCACCATCAACCGGGACCTCGACGCCGCGGTAAGAGAACGGACTGCCGATGTGGAGAGGCTTCTTGACCAGAAGAACGAGTTCATATCGCAACTCGGCCACGACCTCAAGGCTCCGCTGGTCTCCCTGGTCGCGCTCATGCCCCGGATCCTCCAGCTTGAGCAGGACCCGGCTCTCCGGCGCCTCCTCGGGATCATCGGCGGCAACGTCAACTACATGAAAGACCTGGTCGAGAAGACACTGAAACTGGCCCGCATGAACACCTCGAATATCGAGCTCGAACTTGAGGCGCTGAACCTGCGCACCGAACTGAACACGATTCTCCGAAACTACACCGTCCCCTTCGGGGCGAAGGCCATAACGGTCGACACCAGCATCCCGGCGGAGATCACCGTCAGGGCCGACCGGGTCCTCCTTACCGAGGTCTTCGACAACCTGATCGCCAACGCCGTCAGGGGTATGCCGAACGGGACAGGGACCATCAGCATTACCGCCGCCCGCGACCGCGGGGTCGTGATCGTCGCGGTAAGCAACACCGGAGCCGGATTGACCCGGGATCAGTTCGAACGCGTCTTTGATGAGGTTTTCACTGCCGATTCCTCCCACCGCGACCTCGAGACCCCCGGTCTTGACCTCGCCATCTGCAGACGGATCGTCGAGCGGCATGGAGGGCAGGTCTGGGCCTGGAATGCGGGAGACGGATCGGGATCAGCCATCCTCTTCGCCCTGGAAGCGGCGGAGGATGTATAA